The sequence below is a genomic window from Sphingobacterium sp. ML3W.
TACTCATAGAAACCGTTAAATGATGGGTAAACATCGTCCGTTTTGATACGTTCGATATAGCCGCTTACGGCATTGGAAAGAGCAACCTCTTCAGAACGGGTTGGCGGTTCATCATCACGTTTCCAGAGTGTCAGTATTAAAGTCTTGACACTTTCACGCTTCTCAATGTCGAACACGCCATCATCGGTATAGAAAGGGTTAAAGGCAATGGGATTGTCTTCGGTGTATGTAAAATACACGCCGTCTTCGCCTTTGGTCTTTCCTTTGATGAGTTCGCATAAGCCCTGATAACTATTCCCTGTATCCACCAACAGGACGTGAGCACCCTGTTCGTAGTATTGCCTTACCATATGATTTGTGAAGAACGATTTTCCCGAACCCGATGGCCCCAAAATGAATTTGTTGCGGTTCGTGATAATCCCACGCTTCATTGGCAAATCCGATATATCCAAATGGATAGGCTTTCCGGTCAGGCGGTCAGCCATTTTGATACCGAACGGAGAGGGCGAATTGTGGTAGTTGGTTTCTTCCGTGAAGAAGCACAAAGCAGGCTCAATGAATGTGTAAAAACTTTCCTCGCTCGGAAAATCGCCTGCATTGCCCGGCATTCCAGCCCAAAACAAAGTGGCTACGTCCGTAGTGTTGTGGCGAGGCTTACACTCCATCAATGCCAATGCACTACCGCAATCGTTCTTTAACTGTTTCAGCTCCGCAGGGTCTTCCGACCACGCCATAATGTTGAAGTGTGCCCTTATGGAAGAAAGACCGAACGAATGTGCTTCGTTCAGGTATTTTTCTATCCACTCTTTGTTGATTTGGTTTGCCCTGCTATACCTTGCCAAAGAGTGCATATTCCTTGCAGACTTTTCAAACTTTTGCAGGTTGTCTTCGCTGTTATCCAAAAACAAATATTGGTTGTAGATATGGTTACAGCTAAGGAGTAATCCCACAGGAGCAGCGAACGACAAACGGCAGTCGCTCCGGTCGGTGGATAGCTTTTCAAAACGGGTATCAGCCGATACCGTTCCGGGCAAATCGTCTGTATCGGACAAGGTGTGCAGGCTCAACCTTTTGTTTCCGATACGGACTTCTTCCGTTCCGAGTGCGATGTCCTGCATCGGTGTTCCGCTTTCCCTTGACAGGGTTAGGTACTGTTCCAACAATCCCTGCTTTTCGTCCGTTCCGATGATTTCATCTTCGGTAAGGCGTTGCAGGGTTATGAAACCGCTATCGTTCACGATACGCTCAAACTGTGCCACGGCTTCCATAAAGCGGTGTATCGTTTCCTTGTTCCTGATTTCCTTTGGTATGAGCGTACCTTTGCAAAGCGAACTGAAGTTGCTTTGCATACGCATTCTTTCCTTAGTGGTCTTGGTCAGGAACAGGTAACAATAATGGTTCAGAAATGGTCGCTCATTAAAATGGCGTTGGTAGGATTTAGCCAAAAAACTTTGGTCTTCCTTTGCCAAATCGGGAGCATAGCTTTCTTTGATGTACCAATCCTGTTTGTGGATGACCGTAAAATCCGGCAAGGTCTTGATAGCCTTATGCCAGGCGGAGTGAATAGCTTCGTATTCCGCCGATGCTACCGTAAACAGTTCCGGCAAACGAACCTCAAAGCAGGCGGTAATGTCCGCATCTTTGGAAAGGATGCAGTTGTTTTCTACTGCCAACAAAGGAAATTTGTTTTCCAGCGTTGTTGTCTTTGCAACGTTTCTCATAGGGCATTCGATTTAGGAGTGAATTTTAAATAGCGGTGTACAGGCTTGCGACAAATGATGTATCGGGGATGTCTTTTTCCTGCCCCGATTTTCATTAGCCCGTGCTCGCCATATTTCCTGTTCAGTGAAAAGGTCTGCCATACAATCAGCGAAGCACCACCAGCACCGAGAAACAGGCAGATGTAAGAGTTTATTCCTGCCATATACAGTATCATCACGAAGATGAGCGTGCCGAGCAGCCCACCTGCGAAAATGAACAGGTATTGTGCTTTCAGACCCTTAAATTCCACCGTTCTTCCTATGCCTTTGTTTATGTTGTAATTGTTCATAAACTAGAGGATTAAAGAAAGAATGAACGCAGGATGGTAGCTGCCACGATTAAAAAGATACACGCACCAAACCAGCTTGCCGCAGTTTTGGATGTATCGGGGTCGCCCGAACTGAATTTGTTGTACACCTTAACGCCTCCGATTAACCCGACTACTGCACCTATGGCGTAGATTAATTGGGTTGCGGGGTCGAAATAAGACGTTACCATTTGGGTAGCCTCGTTGATACCTGCTGTACCGTTTCCCTGTGCGAAAGCACCAATTCCTGACAGCATAGCCACGGCTGCCAGCAAAACTTTTTTTCTCTGTTTTTCCATAACTGAAACACATTAATTTGTTATTGTTATCCCGCACCTTGCGGGCTTTCGGGACAAAGGTGTTTCAGAAATTAGAGCGTTATAAGAAAGTGGCAGTCAGTGGAATTGTTTGGCGGTGGGTGGCGTTATAGAGATGAAAAAAAGAGGATATATATTTATTGGACAATGTTTATTTACTATCTTCGCAAAATGAAATTTATATCTTTAATATTAGCCGTTTATGTATTGCTGTTATCAGCAGTACCGACTTTTATTGAGGATAAATGTATGCAGGAGCATACAACCGAGCAAGGACAAAACGGACAGGAAGACCAAGATTGCAATAAGGGTTGTTGTTCGCCATTTTTTAGCTGTAATACCTGTACGGGATTTGTTTTAATTACTTTTCATTTTTCGGTTACACATTCAGTAAAAGAACCGCAAAGAAAATTAGGAACAATGCCAACACCGCCTGTTTCTGATTTTCCCTTTTCCGTTTGGCATCCCCCACAGCTTGTTTAATATCTAGTGCTTTCAGCACAGTTTATTTCCTGCGGTGCTTAGCACCGCTATAATCCATTTATTCATATTAAGCATCATTTTTACAATGAAAAAAATACTTATTGTGTCATTTTTTATGGCACTAAACCTTTGTGTATATGCACAAAATACGTTCAAAGCTGTAATTAAAGACAGTGAAAAAAAAGAGCTTTTAATGGGCGTAACCGCACAGGTTACGGGAACTACAATCGCAACAACTTCAGATGAAAACGGACAAATCATATTAACAGGTATTCCAAACGGTTTGCAGGAAATTCAATTTAGTTATGTTGGTTTTGCCCAACGTACCGACAGCTTTAATTTTCCGTTAAAAGATACAACCCCGATTGAAATCCTACTTTCTGAACAATCGGAAGATTTGGAAGAAATCGTTATTTCATCAACAAGAAGTACAAGAACTATCCAAAATATCCCTACAAGAATTGAATTTATCGGAGGTGAAGAATTGGACGAAAAAGGCAATATGAAAGCAGGGGATATTCGTATGCTTTTGAGTGAGAGTACAGGTATTCATGTACAAACCACATCGCCCACAAGTGCCAACGCAAGTATTCGTATTCAAGGGCTTGACGGACGATATACGCAAATCTTAAAAGACGGTTTCCCGATTTATTCGGGTGCTTCAAGTGGGTTAGGTTTGTTGCAAATCCCACCCCTTGACTTAAAGCAGGTGGAAGTTATCAAAGGTTCAACTTCCACGCTGTATGGTGGTGGAGCAATAGCAGGTCTGGTCAATCTGATTTCCAAAACACCAACGGAAGAAAGGGATTTACGCTTTCATTTAAACGGAACATCGGGCAGAGGTTTAGACATCAACGGTTTTTACGGACAGAAGTTTAAGAAAATCGGAACGACAATATTTGCTTCGCACAATCGCAACGGAGCTTACGACCCTGCACAAATCGGGCTTTCTGCCATTCCCCAATTTGAAAGGTATGTACTGAACCCTAAATTATTTGTTTACTTCAATGATAAAACAAAAATGAACTTTGGTATCAATACCACCATTGAAAACCGTTTGGGTGGCGATATGCTCTACATCAAAGGCAAAGGAGATAACACCCATCAATATTTTGAAGAAAACAAAACACAGCGTTATTCCACTCAATTTGTTTTTGACCATACTGTAAACGAAAACAGTTTTGTACAATTCAAAAACAGCGTAAGTTATTTTAACCGCAATACGGCTATTCCGAATTACGAATTTGAGGGAACGCAGACCGCTACTTTTACGGAAGCAAGCTATACGCACAGCAAAGAAAAATCGGAATGGGTAACAGGCGTTAATATTTGGACTGATAATTTTAAAGAAAAACAGATTACTGCATTTCCGTTGAGGGATTATACTCATACCACATTCGGGGCTTTCGTTCAAAATTCTTTTAAGGCTACCGATTGGCTTCAATTGGAAGCAGGTTTAAGGACGGATTATGTGATTGATTATGGAGCTGTTTTTTTGCCAAGAGTATCGGCATTGTTTAAGATTGCAAATGGATTGACTTCACGTGTCGGGGGCGGATTTGGCTACAAAACACCAACCATTTTTACCGAAGAAAGCGAACGCATACAATATCAAAACGTAATGCCTATTAACGATAAAACCAATAAATTAGAAAGGAGCTACGGAGCAAATGCAGACATCAACTACCGTACTAATATAGGCGATGATTGGACATTCAGCATAAACCAATTGTTTTTTTATACTTATCTGGATAATCCTTTGTTGCTTCAAAATCCATCTGCTAATCTTTATCAGTTCATCAATTCATCGGGCTACATACATACTAAAGGAACAGAAACCAACGTAAAAATAGGATATGATGATTTGAAACTGTTTCTGGGCTACACCTTTACCGATACCCGATTGATTGAAAACGGAACAACTACCGAAAATCCATTAACCCCAAAACACCGTATTAACTCTGTACTGATGTATGAAATTGAGGATAAATGGAAGATTGGTTTAGAAGCCTATTATTTCAGTCCGCAAAAGCTCAATGACGGAACAATAGGAAACGATTATTGGACATGTGGCTTTATGGCTGAAAAGATTTGGGAAAGATTTTCTTTATATATCAACTTTGAAAACTTCCTTGATACAAGACAGACACGTTTTGATAACATTTATACAGGTACTATAACCAACCCTGTTTTTAAAGATATTTATGCACCATTGGACGGATTTATAATTAACGGAGGAATAAAATTTAAACTTTAAAAGATGAACAAAACAATATTCAATATTACAAAAATGGATTGCCCAAGTGAGGAGCAGTTAATCCGTATGAAACTGCAAAACTTTGATACGGTAAAATCATTAGAGTTTGATATTCCAAACAGAAAGCTGAACGTTTATCACAATGGAAATCCCGACCCGATTTTAACGGCTTTGGGAACACTAAACCTGAATACTACATTG
It includes:
- a CDS encoding TraG family conjugative transposon ATPase; translation: MRNVAKTTTLENKFPLLAVENNCILSKDADITACFEVRLPELFTVASAEYEAIHSAWHKAIKTLPDFTVIHKQDWYIKESYAPDLAKEDQSFLAKSYQRHFNERPFLNHYCYLFLTKTTKERMRMQSNFSSLCKGTLIPKEIRNKETIHRFMEAVAQFERIVNDSGFITLQRLTEDEIIGTDEKQGLLEQYLTLSRESGTPMQDIALGTEEVRIGNKRLSLHTLSDTDDLPGTVSADTRFEKLSTDRSDCRLSFAAPVGLLLSCNHIYNQYLFLDNSEDNLQKFEKSARNMHSLARYSRANQINKEWIEKYLNEAHSFGLSSIRAHFNIMAWSEDPAELKQLKNDCGSALALMECKPRHNTTDVATLFWAGMPGNAGDFPSEESFYTFIEPALCFFTEETNYHNSPSPFGIKMADRLTGKPIHLDISDLPMKRGIITNRNKFILGPSGSGKSFFTNHMVRQYYEQGAHVLLVDTGNSYQGLCELIKGKTKGEDGVYFTYTEDNPIAFNPFYTDDGVFDIEKRESVKTLILTLWKRDDEPPTRSEEVALSNAVSGYIERIKTDDVYPSFNGFYEYVRGDYRKVLEEKQVREKDFDIANFLNVLEPYYKGGEYDYLLNSDKQLDLLSKRFIVFEIDAIKDHKILFPIVTIIIMEVFINKMRRLKGIRKLILIEEAWKAIAKEGMAEYIKYLFKTVRKFFGEAIVVTQEVDDIIQSPIVKESIINNSDCKILLDQRKYMNKFDDIQAMLGLTDKEKGQVLSINMNNDASRLYKEVWIGLGGTNSAVYATEVSLEEYLAYTTEETEKMEVMQLASELDGNVELAIKHIAMQRRDKANQ
- a CDS encoding DUF4133 domain-containing protein; translation: MNNYNINKGIGRTVEFKGLKAQYLFIFAGGLLGTLIFVMILYMAGINSYICLFLGAGGASLIVWQTFSLNRKYGEHGLMKIGAGKRHPRYIICRKPVHRYLKFTPKSNAL
- a CDS encoding DUF4134 domain-containing protein; amino-acid sequence: MEKQRKKVLLAAVAMLSGIGAFAQGNGTAGINEATQMVTSYFDPATQLIYAIGAVVGLIGGVKVYNKFSSGDPDTSKTAASWFGACIFLIVAATILRSFFL
- a CDS encoding TonB-dependent receptor codes for the protein MKKILIVSFFMALNLCVYAQNTFKAVIKDSEKKELLMGVTAQVTGTTIATTSDENGQIILTGIPNGLQEIQFSYVGFAQRTDSFNFPLKDTTPIEILLSEQSEDLEEIVISSTRSTRTIQNIPTRIEFIGGEELDEKGNMKAGDIRMLLSESTGIHVQTTSPTSANASIRIQGLDGRYTQILKDGFPIYSGASSGLGLLQIPPLDLKQVEVIKGSTSTLYGGGAIAGLVNLISKTPTEERDLRFHLNGTSGRGLDINGFYGQKFKKIGTTIFASHNRNGAYDPAQIGLSAIPQFERYVLNPKLFVYFNDKTKMNFGINTTIENRLGGDMLYIKGKGDNTHQYFEENKTQRYSTQFVFDHTVNENSFVQFKNSVSYFNRNTAIPNYEFEGTQTATFTEASYTHSKEKSEWVTGVNIWTDNFKEKQITAFPLRDYTHTTFGAFVQNSFKATDWLQLEAGLRTDYVIDYGAVFLPRVSALFKIANGLTSRVGGGFGYKTPTIFTEESERIQYQNVMPINDKTNKLERSYGANADINYRTNIGDDWTFSINQLFFYTYLDNPLLLQNPSANLYQFINSSGYIHTKGTETNVKIGYDDLKLFLGYTFTDTRLIENGTTTENPLTPKHRINSVLMYEIEDKWKIGLEAYYFSPQKLNDGTIGNDYWTCGFMAEKIWERFSLYINFENFLDTRQTRFDNIYTGTITNPVFKDIYAPLDGFIINGGIKFKL